In Chlorocebus sabaeus isolate Y175 chromosome 19, mChlSab1.0.hap1, whole genome shotgun sequence, a single genomic region encodes these proteins:
- the DGCR6 gene encoding protein DGCR6, protein MERYAGALEEVADGARQQERHYQLLSALQSLVKELPSSFQQRLSYTTLSDLALALLDGTVFEIVQGLLEIQHLTEKSLYNQRLRLQNEHRVLRQALRQKHQEAQQACRPHNLPVLQAAQQRELEAVEHRIREEQQAMDRKIVLELDRKVADQQSTLEKAGVAGFYVTTNPQELMLQMNLLELIRKLQQRGCRAGKAALGLGGPWQLPAAQYDQKGSPVPP, encoded by the exons ATGGAGCGTTATGCGGGCGCCTTGGAGGAGGTGGCGGACGGTGCCCGGCAGCAGGAGCGACACTACCAGCTGCTGTCCGCGCTGCAGAGCCTTGTGAAGGAGTTGCCCAG CTCCTTCCAGCAGCGCCTGTCCTACACCACGCTCAGCGACCTGGCCCTGGCGCTTCTCGACGGCACCGTGTTCGAAATCGTGCAGGGGCTACTGGAGATCCAGCACCTCACTGAAAAGAGCCTATACAACCAGCGGCTGCGCCTACAGAACGAGCACCGAG TGCTCAGGCAGGCGCTGCGGCAGAAGCACCAGGAAGCCCAGCAGGCCTGCCGGCCCCACAACCTGCCTGTGCTCCAGGCGGCTCAGCAACGAGAACTAGAG GCGGTGGAACACCGGATCCGTGAGGAGCAGCAGGCGATGGACCGGAAGATCGTCCTGGAGCTGGACCGGAAGGTGGCTGACCAGCAGAGCACACTGGAGAAGGCGGGGGTGGCTGGCTTCTATGTGACCACCAACCCACAG GAGCTGATGCTGCAGATGAACCTGCTGGAACTCATCCGGAAGCTGCAGCAGAGGGGCTGCCGGGCAGGGAAGGCAGCCCTGGGACTGGGAGGTCCCTGGCAGCTGCCTGCTGCCCAGTATGACCAGAAAGGCAGCCCTGTCCCACCATAG